One Salvia splendens isolate huo1 unplaced genomic scaffold, SspV2 ctg968, whole genome shotgun sequence genomic region harbors:
- the LOC121791922 gene encoding putative germin-like protein 2-1, which produces MASHFIVLGLLIATFSCAIASDSSPLQDFCVADLTGPVLVNGFACKDPKLVVADDFYMSGLNVPGNATNPIGSKVTPANVAQIPGLNTLGISMARIDFAPWGVNPPHTHPRATEILTVLEGTLEVGFVTSNPDNRLITKVLQKGDVFVFPINLVHYQRNTGNVNAVAIVALSSQNPGVITIANAVFGSKPDIANDLLAKSFQTDTNTIDLIQSKF; this is translated from the exons ATGGCCTCCCATTTTATTGTTCTTGGATTGCTCATTGCAACATTTTCATGTGCCATAGCATCTGATTCAAGCCCTCTTCAAGATTTCTGCGTTGCTGATCTAACTGGCCCCG TGCTGGTTAATGGTTTCGCATGTAAAGATCCGAAGCTCGTAGTAGCGGATGACTTCTACATGAGTGGGCTCAACGTTCCCGGGAACGCCACGAATCCTATAGGATCAAAGGTGACTCCGGCCAATGTGGCTCAGATTCCAGGGCTCAACACACTTGGGATTTCCATGGCGCGCATAGACTTCGCCCCATGGGGAGTTAACCCTCCCCACACTCACCCTCGAGCAACTGAGATATTGACAGTGCTCGAGGGAACCTTAGAGGTGGGGTTCGTGACCTCCAACCCTGATAACCGACTCATCacaaaagtacttcaaaagggTGATGTTTTTGTGTTTCCGATAAATCTGGTGCATTACCAGAGGAACACCGGAAATGTTAATGCCGTAGCCATTGTTGCCCTAAGCAGTCAAAATCCGGGCGTTATTACCATTGCAAATGCTGTTTTCGGGTCCAAGCCGGACATTGCCAATGATCTTCTTGCAAAGTCCTTCCAAACAGATACTAATACCATTGATTTAATACAATCCAAGTTTTAG